The Candidatus Aminicenantes bacterium genome includes a region encoding these proteins:
- a CDS encoding nitronate monooxygenase, whose amino-acid sequence MTIPKLKIGSITAEIPIVQGGMGVRVSLSSLASAVTNAGGIGTLSSIGLGDFVDSLSEYEKISHEALEREIHQVKKMTAGPVAVNFMGALSNVNDLIKTAVSGGIKIIVFGAGLPTALPELVPDPSVNLVPIVSSARVAELILRVWDKRYGRT is encoded by the coding sequence ATGACAATTCCAAAACTGAAGATCGGCAGCATTACAGCCGAGATCCCGATCGTCCAGGGCGGCATGGGCGTGAGGGTGTCGCTTTCATCACTGGCTTCGGCCGTGACCAACGCCGGCGGCATCGGCACCCTGTCCAGCATCGGCCTGGGCGATTTCGTCGACTCGCTGAGCGAATACGAAAAAATTTCCCACGAAGCGCTGGAACGCGAGATCCACCAGGTGAAAAAGATGACCGCCGGTCCGGTCGCCGTGAACTTCATGGGGGCGCTGAGCAACGTCAATGACCTGATCAAGACGGCCGTCAGCGGGGGAATCAAGATCATCGTCTTCGGCGCCGGCCTGCCGACCGCCCTCCCCGAGCTGGTCCCCGACCCTTCGGTGAACCTGGTGCCCATCGTCAGTTCCGCCCGCGTAGCGGAGTTGATCCTGCGGGTCTGGGACAAGCGCTACGGCCGGACCG
- the fabF gene encoding beta-ketoacyl-ACP synthase II, with product MDRQRVVVTGLGAVTPIGIGIDAFWQGLLTGKNGIARVSHFDPSGFRSQLAAEVKDFDPLTWIDKKSLERMDRFAAFALAAAAMAMQDAGLDNHPFEKSRAGVIIGSGIGGSASIEEGHRHLQEKGPNSLTPFFVSKLLINMAACMVSIRFGLKGPLSAPSVACSTGANAIGDAFRILQRGDAEIMLAGGSEAAVTPLAYAGFCATRSMSANPDAENACRPFDRHRDGFIMGEGAGVVVLENGEHAVRRRARVYAELAGYGNAADAYHFTAPEPSGDGMVRVMKAALKDAAIEPGDIGYINAHGTSTPLNDKIESAAIMNVFGAHARALKISSNKSMIGHLLAAAGAVEFIATVMSVHGGIVPPTINYREPDPECTLDYVPRGAETLALKYATSNSFGFGGGNACLVVKKQED from the coding sequence ATGGACAGGCAGCGGGTCGTGGTTACCGGCTTGGGAGCGGTGACTCCAATCGGCATCGGCATTGACGCGTTCTGGCAGGGATTGCTAACCGGAAAAAATGGCATTGCCCGGGTCAGCCATTTCGACCCGAGCGGATTTCGCTCCCAGCTGGCCGCCGAAGTGAAGGACTTCGATCCGCTGACATGGATCGACAAAAAATCTCTCGAGCGCATGGACCGCTTTGCCGCGTTCGCCTTGGCCGCCGCGGCCATGGCCATGCAGGATGCCGGCCTGGACAACCACCCCTTTGAAAAATCCCGGGCCGGGGTGATTATCGGCTCGGGGATCGGCGGTTCGGCCAGCATCGAAGAAGGCCATCGCCACCTCCAGGAGAAGGGGCCCAATTCCCTGACGCCGTTCTTCGTGTCGAAACTGCTGATCAACATGGCCGCCTGCATGGTCTCGATCCGCTTCGGCCTGAAAGGTCCCCTTTCGGCCCCTTCGGTCGCCTGCTCCACCGGCGCCAATGCCATCGGCGACGCGTTCCGCATCTTGCAGCGGGGCGACGCCGAGATTATGCTGGCCGGCGGATCCGAAGCGGCGGTGACCCCCCTGGCCTATGCCGGTTTTTGTGCCACCCGCTCGATGTCCGCCAATCCCGACGCCGAAAACGCCTGCCGGCCTTTCGACCGCCATCGCGACGGTTTTATCATGGGCGAAGGGGCCGGCGTCGTCGTTCTCGAAAACGGCGAACACGCCGTCAGGCGCCGGGCGAGGGTCTACGCCGAACTGGCCGGCTACGGCAATGCCGCCGATGCCTATCACTTCACCGCTCCCGAGCCCAGCGGGGACGGCATGGTCAGGGTCATGAAAGCAGCCCTGAAGGACGCGGCCATCGAGCCCGGGGATATCGGTTACATCAATGCCCATGGCACTTCGACCCCCCTGAACGATAAGATCGAGAGCGCCGCCATCATGAACGTATTCGGCGCCCATGCCCGGGCCCTGAAGATCAGTTCCAACAAGTCGATGATCGGCCACCTGCTGGCGGCGGCCGGGGCGGTGGAATTCATCGCCACGGTCATGAGCGTGCACGGCGGCATCGTGCCGCCGACGATCAACTACCGGGAGCCCGACCCCGAGTGCACCCTGGATTACGTGCCCCGGGGCGCCGAAACGCTGGCGCTGAAATATGCCACTAGCAATTCGTTCGGCTTCGGCGGCGGCAACGCCTGCCTGGTCGTCAAGAAACAAGAGGATTAA
- a CDS encoding PilZ domain-containing protein — MRNRSMPKTDEKKEVIINNDGQSFSCLLTDISPSGISVSSDHFVPTYKEIEVVMEIKGKPVTMKGSVRWSIDPGTAGAKTGKLGILIMDPPPAFLAYVATRGKTGHW; from the coding sequence ATGAGAAACAGAAGTATGCCGAAAACCGATGAAAAAAAGGAAGTCATCATAAACAACGACGGTCAGAGCTTCAGCTGCCTGCTAACCGACATCTCGCCCAGCGGCATTTCCGTGAGCAGCGACCATTTCGTCCCCACCTACAAGGAGATCGAGGTGGTCATGGAGATCAAGGGGAAGCCGGTGACCATGAAAGGCAGCGTGCGCTGGAGCATCGATCCGGGGACGGCCGGGGCCAAGACGGGGAAATTGGGCATCCTGATCATGGATCCGCCGCCGGCCTTCCTGGCCTACGTCGCGACGCGGGGGAAAACCGGCCACTGGTAA
- a CDS encoding sugar phosphate isomerase/epimerase, with protein MFNSFYIRVASDRMSREAPLLLKMKANPEVYISAENLLRFTPQRIREVAGELSAFPSHTIHAPFMDVWPGAADEAIRRLSLEQMQKIMSLAAAWKSLLVVMHFNYDPIYYRQHFERWLDRAARFYQTLLAESDGPFIALENIAEPTPYVALQLMKRADRPRLVHCFDFGHHHVFGRIPAEEWLFYLAPHRHIHFHLHDNFGANDDHLPLGQGNIDWPAARAAISGVGCPFSIALEPHSAPALRTTAENFKRIFA; from the coding sequence ATGTTCAATAGTTTTTACATCCGCGTCGCCAGCGACCGCATGAGCCGGGAAGCGCCGCTGCTGCTGAAAATGAAGGCCAACCCCGAAGTGTACATCAGCGCCGAAAACCTGCTGCGCTTCACCCCGCAACGGATCAGGGAAGTCGCCGGCGAACTGTCCGCTTTTCCCAGCCACACCATCCACGCGCCGTTCATGGACGTCTGGCCCGGAGCCGCCGACGAAGCCATCCGCCGCTTGAGCCTGGAGCAAATGCAAAAAATAATGTCCCTGGCCGCGGCCTGGAAAAGCCTGCTGGTGGTCATGCATTTCAATTACGACCCCATCTATTACCGCCAGCATTTCGAGCGCTGGCTCGACCGCGCCGCGCGCTTTTACCAGACCCTGTTGGCGGAGAGCGACGGCCCGTTCATCGCCTTGGAAAACATCGCCGAGCCGACGCCTTACGTTGCGCTGCAACTGATGAAACGGGCGGACCGGCCGCGGCTCGTTCATTGTTTCGACTTCGGCCACCATCACGTGTTCGGCCGCATCCCGGCGGAGGAATGGCTGTTTTACCTCGCTCCGCACCGGCACATCCATTTCCATCTGCACGACAATTTCGGCGCCAACGACGACCACCTTCCCCTGGGCCAGGGAAACATCGACTGGCCGGCGGCCAGGGCGGCCATCAGCGGCGTGGGCTGCCCCTTCTCCATCGCCCTCGAGCCCCACTCCGCCCCGGCCCTGCGCACCACTGCCGAAAATTTCAAAAGGATTTTTGCCTAG
- a CDS encoding PAS domain S-box protein — translation MKKLTVQLIIILIAFALVQVVLQFLPLPPAWQHGLDLLLLLAFMALVLVYFKRRILNPLQEISSSLQLAGQTGNGRILAAGTKLAGEIAEISAYVESVLVQLQKKSAEAREAGEFLEKLMQTAQVVVIKFDRRTRPVYINDYGLKKFQVDAQTILSLRLSEFVEKKFIREIVGELRDHDHVVEKETTMVLKTGEKLDIALSLSLIRDADGRVSDYLAVVADISKRKKAEINLKNQIIFSQQIFQSIPEMIIIVDRRLRITFINRKAHDVIRTAGENSIGQNLNLILSKMANESGFDELVRNVIENGNSVHRINTISPILEEENYVDLIVEPLKSGKTIIGGIIMLRDISEWRGLTTQLRSLQGFMQKLINASPYAVISINSSNLITTWNQSAERILGVPFAAAFGENIYALRPLFNKYKDIINETMILKKTVYLNDERIFIGEEGFIVANLTLYPVTAEQNGVVIHLEDVSALKKLESSLLQAHKMESLGLLTSHIVHDFNNLLSGIMGYASLLEKKIADDPKLKKYVSTIINSSERASTLIGQLLNFSRKKLAEKETLNLNDLIRESLDFLSMSLKTVHCDIQLHPTPILMQADKTKISQTLINLLINAKDAVEASPKPTITIRTDLVDVSGQKDLIDGRYALLQIGDNGSGISREHLSRIFEPFFTTKGQGRGTGQGLAIVQEIVKDYNGHIEVQSDTGCGSTFTILLPAYEKEGERAGRAGALEPAPALEGLVLLIDDEEVVRDIGSDMLKSLGMKCLTAVNGSEGIETFKKNGSAIKLVILDIEMPGLSGEKVFTALRELNPRVKILIASGYGKEYLETAKFKGKIEHFLPKPFNIEQLSYQIKRLLGVQNVQ, via the coding sequence ATGAAAAAGCTAACCGTGCAGCTGATCATCATCCTGATCGCTTTCGCACTCGTCCAGGTGGTCCTGCAATTTCTGCCGCTGCCTCCGGCCTGGCAGCATGGGTTGGACCTCCTGCTGCTGCTGGCATTCATGGCGTTGGTGCTCGTTTATTTCAAACGCCGGATACTGAACCCCCTGCAGGAGATCAGCAGCAGCCTGCAGCTCGCCGGGCAGACCGGAAACGGGCGCATCCTTGCCGCCGGCACCAAGCTCGCCGGCGAAATCGCCGAAATCTCCGCTTATGTCGAAAGCGTCCTTGTCCAGCTGCAGAAAAAGAGCGCCGAGGCCAGGGAGGCCGGGGAATTCCTGGAAAAGCTGATGCAGACCGCCCAGGTGGTGGTGATCAAGTTCGACCGGCGAACGCGCCCCGTATACATCAACGACTACGGCCTGAAGAAATTCCAGGTCGATGCGCAAACCATCTTGTCGCTGCGCCTGAGCGAATTCGTTGAAAAGAAGTTCATCCGCGAGATCGTGGGGGAATTGCGCGACCATGACCATGTCGTGGAAAAAGAGACCACCATGGTGCTGAAAACCGGAGAAAAGCTCGACATCGCCCTGTCGCTGTCGCTGATCCGCGATGCCGACGGCAGGGTCAGCGACTACCTGGCGGTCGTTGCCGACATCAGCAAGCGCAAAAAGGCCGAGATCAACCTGAAAAACCAGATCATTTTCTCGCAGCAGATATTCCAGTCGATCCCGGAAATGATCATCATCGTCGACCGCAGACTGCGCATCACCTTCATCAACCGCAAAGCCCACGACGTGATCCGGACCGCCGGCGAAAACAGCATCGGCCAGAACCTGAACCTGATCCTGAGCAAGATGGCCAACGAAAGCGGCTTTGACGAACTGGTGCGCAACGTCATCGAGAACGGCAACAGCGTTCACCGCATCAACACCATCAGTCCCATCCTGGAAGAAGAAAACTACGTCGACCTGATCGTGGAACCGCTGAAGAGCGGCAAGACCATCATTGGCGGCATCATCATGCTCCGCGATATTTCCGAATGGCGCGGCCTGACCACCCAGCTCCGCTCCCTGCAGGGCTTCATGCAGAAGCTGATCAACGCCAGCCCGTACGCGGTGATCTCCATCAACAGCAGCAACCTGATCACCACCTGGAACCAGTCGGCCGAAAGGATCCTCGGCGTGCCGTTCGCCGCCGCCTTCGGCGAGAACATCTATGCCCTGCGGCCCCTCTTCAACAAGTACAAGGACATCATCAACGAGACGATGATCCTGAAAAAGACCGTCTATCTCAACGACGAGCGCATCTTTATCGGCGAGGAGGGCTTCATCGTCGCCAACCTGACCCTGTACCCGGTGACGGCCGAGCAGAACGGCGTGGTCATCCACCTCGAGGACGTGTCGGCGCTGAAAAAGCTCGAGTCCTCGCTGCTGCAGGCGCATAAAATGGAATCGCTGGGTCTGCTGACCAGCCACATCGTCCACGATTTCAACAACCTGCTCAGCGGCATCATGGGCTACGCCTCGCTGCTGGAAAAAAAGATCGCCGACGACCCCAAGTTGAAAAAGTACGTATCGACGATCATCAACTCCAGCGAGCGGGCATCGACGCTGATCGGCCAGCTGCTCAACTTCTCGCGCAAGAAGCTCGCCGAAAAGGAGACCCTCAATCTCAACGACCTGATCAGGGAATCGCTGGATTTCCTGTCCATGAGCCTGAAGACCGTCCACTGCGACATCCAGCTGCATCCCACTCCGATCCTGATGCAGGCCGACAAGACCAAGATTTCCCAGACCCTGATCAACCTGCTTATCAACGCCAAGGACGCCGTGGAAGCCTCGCCCAAGCCGACGATCACCATCCGCACCGACCTGGTCGACGTCAGCGGCCAGAAGGATCTCATTGACGGCCGCTACGCGCTCCTGCAGATCGGCGACAACGGCAGCGGCATCAGCCGCGAGCACCTGAGCCGCATTTTCGAACCCTTTTTCACCACCAAGGGCCAGGGGCGCGGCACCGGGCAGGGCCTGGCCATCGTCCAGGAGATCGTCAAGGATTACAACGGCCACATCGAGGTGCAGTCGGACACCGGCTGCGGCAGCACCTTCACCATCCTGCTGCCGGCCTACGAAAAAGAGGGCGAGCGGGCCGGCCGGGCCGGAGCGCTGGAGCCGGCGCCGGCGCTGGAAGGCCTGGTCCTGCTCATCGATGACGAGGAGGTCGTGCGCGACATCGGCAGCGACATGCTCAAGAGCCTGGGCATGAAATGCCTGACCGCCGTCAACGGCAGCGAAGGTATCGAAACGTTCAAAAAGAATGGTTCGGCGATCAAACTGGTGATCCTGGACATCGAAATGCCGGGCCTTTCCGGCGAAAAAGTCTTCACCGCCCTCAGGGAGCTCAACCCCAGGGTGAAGATCCTCATCGCCAGCGGCTACGGCAAGGAATACCTGGAGACGGCCAAGTTCAAGGGCAAGATCGAGCATTTCCTGCCCAAACCGTTCAATATCGAGCAGCTGTCCTACCAGATCAAGCGGCTGCTGGGCGTCCAGAATGTTCAATAG